In one window of Synechococcus sp. M16CYN DNA:
- the mgtE gene encoding magnesium transporter, producing MAQAVSQQLEAMLSVGNYDAVKLLLEPIQAVDIAEAIGSLPTTLQAIAFRLLGKNEAISVYEYLDNATQQNLLVLLRSGEMREVVEEMSPDDRARLFEELPAKVVRQLLTELSAEERRVTAELLGYKAETAGRLMTTEYIALKENQTAAVALEIIRLRARETETIYSLYVTDAKRCLTGILSLRDLVTADLSARISDVMASDVLSVSTDTDQEKVARTIQRYDFLAVPVVDSEKRLVGIITVDDIIDVIEQEATRDFYAAGAVQAGDDDDYFSSSLFVVARRRVIWLVVLVAASFFTSEVIAANEEILEQVVLLAAFIPLLGGAGGNVGAQSSTVVIRGLSTQSISALGSLQAVVMREMLAGALLGVLMMGLVLPFAWWRGESALIGLSVGISLLAITTMAATAGAAFPLLFDRMGLDPALMSTPFITTCTDVAGTLIYLKTAEWLLRNLPELGQITSISTLFLAAASF from the coding sequence ATGGCACAAGCCGTAAGTCAACAACTGGAGGCGATGCTGTCTGTCGGAAATTACGACGCAGTGAAGTTGTTGCTCGAACCAATACAGGCGGTGGATATCGCTGAGGCGATCGGCAGTTTACCCACTACCCTTCAGGCTATTGCTTTTCGTTTACTGGGAAAGAACGAAGCGATCAGTGTCTATGAATATTTAGACAATGCGACGCAACAGAATCTGTTGGTTCTGTTGCGCTCGGGTGAGATGCGCGAGGTTGTAGAAGAGATGTCACCCGACGATCGGGCGCGGCTATTCGAAGAGCTACCCGCCAAGGTAGTGCGCCAATTACTGACCGAGCTTAGTGCGGAAGAGCGCAGGGTGACCGCTGAATTGCTCGGCTACAAGGCGGAAACCGCCGGCCGCCTAATGACGACGGAGTATATCGCTTTAAAGGAGAATCAGACTGCTGCTGTGGCCTTGGAAATTATTCGTCTTCGCGCTCGTGAAACAGAAACTATTTATTCGCTATATGTCACGGATGCCAAACGCTGCCTCACTGGAATTCTGTCGTTGCGGGATTTAGTAACCGCTGATCTAAGCGCGCGAATTAGCGATGTTATGGCTAGCGATGTTCTCAGTGTTTCGACGGATACCGATCAGGAGAAAGTGGCACGCACCATTCAGCGTTACGATTTTCTGGCGGTGCCTGTGGTGGATTCAGAAAAGCGCTTGGTGGGAATCATCACCGTCGATGATATCATCGACGTGATTGAGCAAGAAGCCACTCGCGACTTCTATGCTGCTGGGGCCGTCCAGGCTGGTGACGACGACGACTATTTTAGCAGCAGCCTTTTCGTTGTAGCTCGGCGGCGGGTTATCTGGCTTGTTGTGCTCGTAGCGGCAAGCTTTTTCACCTCGGAGGTGATTGCCGCCAATGAAGAGATTCTTGAGCAAGTGGTGCTTCTGGCAGCCTTCATTCCTCTGCTTGGTGGAGCTGGCGGAAACGTTGGTGCCCAGAGCTCAACCGTAGTGATTCGTGGTTTAAGTACCCAGAGTATCTCAGCCTTAGGAAGCCTACAGGCTGTAGTGATGCGGGAGATGTTAGCCGGTGCTCTTCTCGGAGTATTAATGATGGGTCTTGTGCTGCCTTTTGCTTGGTGGCGTGGTGAAAGCGCCTTAATAGGCTTATCCGTAGGCATCAGCCTCCTTGCCATAACAACAATGGCAGCTACAGCAGGTGCAGCTTTCCCGCTCTTATTCGATCGGATGGGGCTTGATCCAGCTCTGATGTCTACCCCATTCATAACTACATGTACAGACGTAGCAGGCACGTTGATCTATCTGAAGACAGCGGAGTGGTTGCTGCGCAATCTACCTGAACTAGGGCAAATAACAAGTATTTCTACTCTATTTCTGGCTGCTGCCTCTTTTTGA
- a CDS encoding RpoD/SigA family RNA polymerase sigma factor, with product MALVATAASKPANPSRTVGVDVDLVRSYLRDIGRVPLLTHEQEITLGRQVQELMAIEALELELESRDGIKPAHEQLAKVVGVTSVQLKRKLQHGRRAKERMVAANLRLVVSVAKKYTKRNMELLDLIQEGTIGLVRGVEKFDPTRGYKFSTYAYWWIRQGITRAIAEKSRTIRLPIHITEMLNKLKKGQRELSQELGRTPTVTELAECVELPEDEVKDLMCRARQPVSLEMKVGDGDDTELLELLSGNNELPSDQVEEDCLKGDLRSLLEQLPRLQEQVLRMRFGMDGEDPMSLTGIGRILGMSRDRVRNLERDGLAGLRRVSNRVEAYIAC from the coding sequence ATGGCTCTCGTCGCTACCGCTGCTTCAAAACCAGCAAATCCTTCCCGTACTGTTGGTGTTGATGTCGACTTGGTGCGTTCTTATCTACGCGACATCGGACGCGTTCCCTTACTCACCCATGAACAAGAGATCACCTTGGGTCGTCAAGTTCAGGAACTCATGGCGATTGAAGCCCTGGAGTTGGAGCTAGAAAGCAGAGATGGCATCAAGCCAGCACACGAACAGCTCGCTAAGGTAGTTGGAGTTACAAGTGTGCAACTCAAGCGCAAATTGCAGCATGGTCGCCGAGCCAAAGAGCGGATGGTGGCGGCTAATCTGCGCTTGGTCGTCAGCGTTGCCAAGAAATACACCAAGCGAAACATGGAGCTTCTGGATTTGATTCAGGAAGGAACTATTGGTCTTGTGCGCGGCGTTGAGAAGTTTGATCCTACACGTGGCTATAAGTTTTCTACATATGCCTATTGGTGGATACGTCAGGGTATCACCCGTGCCATTGCGGAGAAGAGCCGCACAATCCGGTTACCAATTCATATCACCGAGATGTTGAATAAGTTGAAGAAAGGTCAGCGGGAGTTGAGCCAAGAATTAGGGCGTACTCCTACCGTTACTGAACTTGCTGAATGTGTAGAACTTCCGGAAGATGAAGTTAAAGATTTGATGTGTCGTGCCCGTCAGCCTGTGAGTTTAGAGATGAAAGTTGGTGATGGTGACGATACGGAACTGTTGGAATTGCTTTCCGGAAATAATGAACTCCCTAGCGACCAAGTAGAAGAGGATTGCCTAAAAGGCGACCTTCGCAGCTTGCTTGAACAGCTACCCCGTCTTCAAGAACAAGTTCTGCGCATGCGCTTTGGCATGGATGGTGAAGACCCCATGAGTCTTACCGGAATCGGACGTATTCTAGGAATGAGCCGTGACCGAGTTAGAAATCTAGAACGTGATGGTTTGGCTGGGCTTCGTCGTGTGAGTAATCGGGTTGAAGCATACATAGCTTGCTAA